The stretch of DNA CTTACCGTTGGGATGAAAAAATTCTAATTAATTAACATTAATTTtcaaattaatgtaaaaaaaaacattaaatgaTTTTAGAACATTTTTAAGTGAGGTCAGAGTTGTATGTTCTATCATGGTTACATTTTAAGATCTACTATACATTTTAAGCATGTTTTTTTCTaagcaatttttttttcaataggCCTACCCTTTGCACCCCGAGTTTTAGAACCTAGGTTCGCCTATGGGCACATCACAGCACGTGGAGCCTCCGAGCACGCAGTTACCAGTGTGCTGCACTGTGCTGCTGAGCACTGTGCCCAGCCTCTCCGGATAGGAATCGATTAATTTGAGTAGTCTTGACCACACAGTTATTTTGTCTCTGTCACGCAGTTTTACTCtcaaaaatactttttattttactttatttacatttgcaggtgagagaggcgtCGCCGTGTTTAGTGACTTCTTTTTGGATCGTCCGCTACTTTTGACGAGTTTGTGCAAGTGATGCACTCGTGTCTGGATTAAAAGTCACGGTAATGGCAGATACATGTGACATGTCGGAAGAAAGTCATGAAACTGCCGACTGTTCAGATGAACCTTTTGGCTTTGGTTATGATCTTGAGCTGAATCAGTTTGATGGATTGCCTTTCTCCTCACGCTACTACAAACTGTTGAAAGAAAGGAAGACTCTAGCAGTCTGGAAAGCCAGAAGAGAACTTTTGGATACACTGGTGAACAATAAACTAGTGATTGTATCTGGTTCAACAAAGACTGGTAAAAGCACTCAGGTGAGTTTATAATGCTTAAGCATTCCATGGCCTATTAGATTGTTATTGGATTGGATAGACCCTTTGAATGTCTCTTGTAAATTGTTAAAATAATATTTGACCAAGAAAAAACGCAGTTTCAAATGATCTCTTGTAAACTGCCCTGACCTCATTTCCACCAAGTCATTGGCAATAAGTTCTCTCATGAGGTACTCATGAGTACTCAATATAGCCTACTGACAGGGAATTTGATGTTGACATCAGTTATTCACACTGCGGCAATGGGACTCAAGACTGTAAAACCAAGTCCTTTGTATGCCTAGCTTTGCCTAGTTTTAGAGACACTCGGGCTGTGCTCACATTCGATATCATTGGGCTAGTTGAATGAATTGCCTCTGACTAAATTGCTGTGCACCTTTTTAAGCTCTGGACAGTAGTCATTTCAGTCTGAATGAATAGCCTCCCTTCATTTGATGCAATCACAGGACATTCCATTTGAAATATGCTCAGTTTCAGACTTCATAACCAGTTATACTTGGCTTACACTGTCTAAATCAAAAACAGATGGATTGAATCTTATATCGTCAAGCTCCAAtctatttcatttcatttcccaCTAGAAAGGTTGAATTTATTACAAAATAGATAAAAAACGCACACAGCCAGTGTCAGCTCCATTGAAAAAGAATGTGTCGCAGTGACAGTAGCCTGCCCACAGACTAGAGGGGAGCGGAGCTTTGAATGATCCTCCCCGCTCAGCAGATGCTGTTGTTGCACGCTATGATGGGGCCAgccagacatgcaggcaggcaagcaagcagggagacagaaagataggCGGGTAGGTCGGACAAAGGGTCCAGCTGTTGGCTAAGTCGTGCAGCCTTTACAGGGGACCTCCCACTGCTGAGCTGTGATCACTGGAAGAGGCACGTGCTGCCAAAGCAATTTAGCATTATGGATGCTAATACCACAGGACGTCTCTTGTCAACACTGTCGCTTGTTGTtcattttgtttgtttacactTGTACAATTAAAATCTCAAAGCTTTTGCTTTTATGGATTCCCATAGCATTGGCAGCCCACAATGTGTTTCAACTCCGGATTATTTTGAACCATGCTTTTAATTACttaaaataaatgaaataattagtttgtttatttttgccTTCACCACAATGCCTCTAGGCCTAACATGTAGCGGGAGGCACTTTGAATGTGCTGTGTTGCAGATCCATGTTTCCATGTGTTGCAGATCCCTCAGTGGTGTGCTGAGTTCTGCCTGTCAGCCCAGTACCGGCATGGCATGGTGGTGTGTACCCAGACCCATCGGCAGCAGGCCGTGGACCTGGCTCTACGTGTAGCGGACGAGATGGACGTCAACATCGGGCACGAAGTGGGCTACACTATCCCCCTGGAGACGTGCTGCTCCTCCGACACCGTGCTCAGGTCTGTCTCGGAGGAATTGCAGCTGACAGCAATGACTAGTGCGTAGAATGCCGATACGCAGATGTTAGTGAAGGTCCAGGACGTTTGATGCTTGATCTAGCAAAACCCTCTTCTGGAGTCACATAAACCACCATACTATAAGCCACACTCACCAGACACCACTTGTCACATTTTGATCTAGGGCTTCTTaatctcaacacttgaacgtgAACCACACACCACCACTGCCCACATGGACATCTAAAGGACGTCTAAAGGAGCTGTCTCAGCACTAGACCTGCCTATAAAAGGGGCCAGCCAGTGTGTATTCTGGTGTGTCTGTTGTGCCTACTTAAGTTAGTGTGGGGGCATAGGCCCACATGTCACTACTATGCAGTATCTATAGAGTATAAAGCAGAGCATCGTTATTGATCCTCAGGGAGAAACTGCACTGTTGCAATACAAAATATATGTAATGCAAAATATACAAATTAACAGCATCTTATAAAAACTTTTTATGTTTTATCTCCTACAGATCAAACACTATACATTGACATACTGACTGTCAATAAGGCACCTACCACATCATGTTTCATCTAATTGATCATTTATGTATCCATGGAACTGAAAGAATGGACTGTAAACATGTGTTGCTGTAGGCTAAAACACGCTAATATTAATGCCTGTTCTCATACATTTGTTAGTCTATGTTCCAGACTAAACTGAGTGAAACAGATTTCTGCATAGGCCTCATCCCACGGGATCCATTTTCTACCATTAACTCCGGTCTTATCCCCAATGGTCCAGGTTCTGCACTGACGACATGCTCCTGAGGGAGTTGATGTCCGACCCATTCCTGGAGCGTTACGGCGCCATTGTCATCGACCAGGCCCACGAGAGGACGGTGAGCACTGACATCCTGCTGGGCCTGCTCAAGGACATCCTCCTCCACCGGCCGGAGCTCCGTATGGTGGTCCTCACTGCCCCCTCCATGACGGACAGGCTGCTCGGCCATTACGGCAGCGTTCCCGTCATCGCCCTGGAGAGCGCGAGCAAGGCCGAGGTGGTCTACAGTAACAGCAGCCATAAGGACTACTTCTACTCAGCGATCAGGCTGGTGCTGGAGATCCACCGCaccaaggaggagggggatgttgCCGTCTTCTTGGCCTCGGCTCAGGTAAGGTGTGCTTATTTATACATGTCCTCATGGCTGTTGTAGTTTAGATCAACATTAGTGCCCACAGAGGACGTTAGCAGCTCAAAGAatttgagagtgagtgagatagaaagcaagagaaaTAATTACAGAAAGAATAATTGGGAACTGATAATTGTATGCCAAACTTTTTATTGTATTATTTCAGTTTCGGTGGAGTTTCAAATTCATTTCAGAATTCCGATTTCAAATGTAGTCCCTCAAATCAGGCACTCATCCAGGAACTCCAGATTTGGTCAAATAAAAAAGAGCTCCAattcaggagggagggagaaaaggggaagACATTCAGGAAATGGTCCAGCCCAGAATCAAACCCCAGGCCCCTGCGTTAAGGCCTCACTCTTTGtggtacacacacttacccagTTAGCCACTAGGGCACCCCAACATGTTAATTCATTAGTGACAGTCTCACAATAACATCTAGTATTGTGTCTAGTACAGTGCAGCAAAAACAACAATATATCTTAAGTGCAAGATCAGCTCCTGTGCAGACTCCTGCCCAACATGTTAATTCATTAGTGACAGTCTCACAATAACATCTAGTATTGTGTCTAGTACAGTGCAGCAAAAACAACAATATATCTTAAGTGCAAGATCAGCTCCTGTGCAGACTCCTGCCAGAAATACCAGAGGGTAGCTACACACTATAGTGACAATGGTTTATCATCGGACCCACACAATGCTGTATTTCAGCATGTGCGGGTccgaaaaaagaaagaatctgTGCACTTCCATTCTATCTTGTATTGACGGGAGTTCCTCTGAGGAGAAACTGTATGTTAAAACTGAAATTTCTAATCGAATTTGGATCTCCACCGAAATCTTTATAATTCAAGTTGAAAGCAGTACGAGTTGAATTCAATTTAAAACCATTACACCATTATTTCAGaaacaaatacaatttcaaatgttacatacaacagtatgtcattttCAGTTTTTACCATTTAAAATTCTAAACGATTAAATCCGATTCAGTTTGTGCTGGCACTAAAATAACTTCATTGCTCGCACGGTTTCGATGACAATGGCcgtgtgtgtttaaaaaaagacTTGTCTGTCTCCCCAATGCGTGACAATGAGCCATCAGCTCTCAGGCCTGTCAATAGAGCTGCCAACTCAGACCTTTTCATTTACTGGATTTGTGACTAAATATTTACGTGTAGGAAGACATTTAATAAATCAGCATAgtgatgtgtgtctatgtgcctTTTGGAGCAAAAAAAGGTTATGCATTTAATTTTACAGATTTAAAAACAGTTTCTTGTGTAGCCAGAATATATGTACTTGGATATGGGGGTTGTTGTAATTCATACACCGGTTACCCAATTTGGATGTAACTACCCTCAGATTAAAGATGACAGTCTACACTTAATGtatatcttgattgtttcctttcaaatccattgtggtggcatACATAACGAAAATGATGACAATTGTGTtactgtccaaatatttatggacctaccTGTAACTGCATGTTTACCCTCCATATAGGAAGTTGACTGTGCCTGCAGTATCCTCCAGAAAGAGGGCACCAGGCTGGGGGCTGACCTTGGCCAGTTGGTGCCAGTTAACCTGAGCATGGGGCTGGGCCAGGTACAGTGGCAAGGTGGGGTTCCCTTTATCCTGGCCGGGGAGCAGAGCAAGACCAGACGGGTATTTCTCTCAACACATCGGGGTGAGGACACGTTCTGGGCTGTGGACTCGGTCAACTTTGTCATTGACACGGGAGTGGAGAAACGATTTGTACGTATGATGCCGGCCAGACATTCACTTTAATTTACTGACAGTTGTATGGTTATTTAACTTGTGGTTACAATGCTGGTGCCAGGTATACAATCCTAGGATACGGGCTAACTCTGAAGTTCTACAACCCATCAGTGTGTGCCAGGCAGACATCTGCAAACAGCTTACTCAAGCAGCAGGTCAGTAAACTCCTGTTGTCAGTGGACTTGAATTAGGGTGCTAAAGTTGATTTGCTTGGTCAATTCAGTCTAATGACATTCCACTCAACATAAGCTCTTCCGAAAATGGCATTCCTCTTCAAGCCCAGTCTTTTCCATGGCCTGTATTCTGCCCACCATTTCCAGGGAAGTGTTTCTGCCTGTACTCGGAGGAGAGCCCGCTTCCCGCCGAGACGTCCCCCCAGATCCTGGAGACCAACATCACCTCCACCGTCCTCTTCCTCAAGAGGATGGAGATAGCAGGCCTGGCACGCTGCCACTTCCTCACCAGACCAGGTTGGCCAATCCTGTTCCATGTTAACTGAactgtgggtggggggtgtagggtgtgtgtgtgcatcgatTTCTGATCCACAAACCATCTACTACTGCCCCTGCGACAAGGGATATTAAACTCATACTCCAGAGCAGGCAGAGTGTGCTGGTCCTAGTGGAAGCACTTCCCTGTCTCTCGGTACCAACATTACCGCTGCTGTGTGACAGCAATGACAGCAATCCAATGCAGCCTGTTCTGCAAACGTACCCCAtgcgcattttcagccaaggtcctaTAGGCATCGCTCTCAAACTTGGTTAGAGAACTCAGCCAAGCTAcatgcatgtttctgcttcccctgtcgacaatttggagccagaaatgataaagacatcaccttcatagACAAGGTTTTTATTTTACAtagagctcaaaaaactattttgtgctcaaatgAATGCCCAAAAATTTCGCTCGCGCGCTGGGCGCGCCCGCAATGTGGAGGATCCTAtccagcatcacatcaaacccaggatATGTCAtgggtttgggctaagccccgaatgtgcataacgtctggctccgtgcctgattaacactcggatcgttaagcagactCAAAAATGATAACATAATGgttatataaaaaattatacgacccccttccgtaatcatgatgcccccccagaaatgttcactgccccccctgtcaaagcaggctgcatccggccctgctgagcaagggcagcaatcgctatcgaatcaacagacatgtgcaatttagctagcaagggaagaatacaaacaacgaaaatcaccagttaacttgatttaaatttgcaagaactatagacgtatacaataacaggcttaaatgaactgacaacataagttatacgacttacagttctcaaggacgcacacacgcaatctcaactgcggtgtgtaGCGCGTGTCCGTTCAATtttccgacatgcactctaacgatcactgctgatagacggcctaaaatgttgtacagcctgatttctagtgatgtgtcgttcgtgaacgattcgttcattttgaacgaatcattagtatgactcgggagtaacgagtagtctcagagagcgattcgttcattttctcgtggccgagaacaaaaaaaaagtttaagtAACTAAACCTATAATTATCACTTGtaaacgaatatcattcacgtcttactaagaCTAGTCACGCAAaagtgaacgaggtaaacaaatcctttctgtttcctcttctgagcctatgcaggtcacgtgaaaaatgatccaaagatccgtatccgaagaccctgtcaaaatgaacgaatcgtttctgtttcctctagttACCAGTActaagcctatgcaggtcacgtgaaaaatgatccaaagactcatacccggcagatgaacgaatcattgatccgaagacccggttgtcagaagaacgaaacattgatccgaagacacggttgggaggaacgattcgttcatctgccgggtacgagtctttggatcgtttttcacgtgacctgcataggctcagtactggtagcgAGCAAAAAcagaaacgattcgttcattttgactgggtcttcggatacggatctttggataatttttcacgtgacctgcatagctcagaagaggaaacagaaaggatttgtttacctcgttcactttcgcgtgactaggtttagtaagatgtgaatgatattcgttcacaagtaataattacaggttttgttattttcactttttttgtactttacttataGTTCAGTGCAGCGTAATTGTTttctgtgataattaaatgctagtgtgataataaatgaccatttcaaatcatacaaactgtcatgatacattattttaatgcaggaatttcttttaaaattgtatctgctggtttacatgcactaacatgagaatatgatacgtgtttgcagtggatgtATATAGGCCAGGGAATTGGCTATAAAATGTTgagcaacccccccctcccagttgaaatgaacgaatgactcgaaaaaagattcgttcattttgctgaacgagattcaaagaaccgaatcagtaaaatgatccgaacttcccatcactactgatttctgataccgtggcggcagaaatttagcaatagaggaaacactgcactatatattatcatttcaggttaagaataccaatggaggctgcgtttgaaatcgtaaatcaaacttttgtcagcattttgagtggaaatttcatttgcatttgtacaggtgtattcgtgcacgtcgggctggcgcTCGCAGAGGAACGTCAGTTTAGTGGccactctgtccattcgcgcacctcacagttgcatattgatcagacaagaagacacgcttatcaactcgattactattgatcaaaacagaacgagggttcggctgtagcctacttgaaacatactattgagaacatatatTCGCTGACAtacattgcacgcgtgatgaacacagcttttttcttttcttcatcgcagacttttttttgcctttggcgctcgggatttgtcattggcgctcgggaaaacggctttggcgcacgccaaaattttctctatgcaggaaaaaccctgatatatggtttggggtgtgtgtgtgtgtgtgtgtgtgccatggggaggggggtgtactgGTCCAGTGGAGAGCGTGGTATACAGATGGGTTCTTGGTTCTGCTGTTTGGACCTGGTCAGGCGTGGATGACCGGGGCTGACAGATCTCTGCCACCAGCCTTTGTCCAGGTCGTCCTCATGTCCCCTTGGCCGCTTGGGAACAGCTAGGGGACAGACTAAAAGGGGCCAGGTCATTAGTGGTTGCACAATGTCTCTCGTTAGGCCAGAGCAGGAAGTGGCGTGTCCAAATGCCCTGAAACACATCCATTCTGCATTCCTGTCAAAGATATTACTGGGACCATGTAGTTTTGTGTTATCATATATGTATTATAATTATGTATAATTTCACTTGTATCACAAGTTAAGATCAGAGGTCTAATGCTCACATAGACCCATTTA from Osmerus eperlanus chromosome 12, fOsmEpe2.1, whole genome shotgun sequence encodes:
- the dhx32a gene encoding DEAD/H (Asp-Glu-Ala-Asp/His) box polypeptide 32a; translated protein: MADTCDMSEESHETADCSDEPFGFGYDLELNQFDGLPFSSRYYKLLKERKTLAVWKARRELLDTLVNNKLVIVSGSTKTGKSTQIPQWCAEFCLSAQYRHGMVVCTQTHRQQAVDLALRVADEMDVNIGHEVGYTIPLETCCSSDTVLRFCTDDMLLRELMSDPFLERYGAIVIDQAHERTVSTDILLGLLKDILLHRPELRMVVLTAPSMTDRLLGHYGSVPVIALESASKAEVVYSNSSHKDYFYSAIRLVLEIHRTKEEGDVAVFLASAQEVDCACSILQKEGTRLGADLGQLVPVNLSMGLGQVQWQGGVPFILAGEQSKTRRVFLSTHRGEDTFWAVDSVNFVIDTGVEKRFVYNPRIRANSEVLQPISVCQADICKQLTQAAGKCFCLYSEESPLPAETSPQILETNITSTVLFLKRMEIAGLARCHFLTRPDPEGLMQALEELDYLAALDNDGNLSEIGIIISEFPLDAQMARALLASCEFDCVSEVATIAAMLSAPSCFLEPPVGMSHKAVQCHRKFQHPEGDHFTLINIYNAFKQSQREPCKLNDFGVGRWCKDYFLNHAALQTADATRSELTDILRRIELPISEPCFGTKTNTRNIKRALLAGFFMQIARDVDGSGNYFMLTHKHMAQVHPFSSYGATAQKLGFPEWVLFHEYTLSENNCIRTVSEIFPEVFIQMAPQYFFYNLPPSESKDMLQPMLDSAGSRNIKNKTQKDLTITGTEVHKDYSVTQSNDRCVIQ